The following are encoded together in the Candidatus Glassbacteria bacterium genome:
- a CDS encoding nodulation protein NfeD, with translation MKKSHLITGLLLAVALFGAPVTGINAAPRVDVARVNGMIGPVSEEFIREKHALAVESGSELLVIELDTPGGLLTTTRELVKLLLGSRLPIAVYVSPSGSRAGSAGVFITMAAHIAAMAPGTNIGAAHPVSIGMGGMGGGDSSSVMEDKVLNDTRAFIKTIATQRSRNIAWADSAVRYSVSITEEEALERGVIDYVAADVEELMEMLDGRVVALVGGDSLTLDLAGARIVVHEYNWRYRILDRLGDPNIAYILFMAGLAGLYFELSNPGLIFPGVVGGISLILAFFAFQTLPINMAAALLIVFAIVLFILEIKIPSFGLLTVGGVVSLVLGSIMLYRGEFSPTMPELSISWEVLIPTVIATAAFFVFVVGKAVQSLRSRTTTGNEGLIGEAGRAISELAPEGKVFIHSEIWSARSSSGTIETDKPVRVTGVERLILIVEQLEQ, from the coding sequence ATGAAAAAGTCTCATCTCATAACCGGCTTGCTGCTGGCGGTAGCGCTGTTCGGCGCTCCCGTAACCGGAATAAACGCCGCGCCCCGGGTTGACGTGGCCAGGGTCAACGGGATGATCGGACCGGTCAGCGAGGAGTTTATCCGCGAGAAACACGCCCTGGCTGTCGAGTCCGGCAGCGAGCTGCTGGTAATCGAACTCGATACGCCCGGCGGGCTGCTGACCACTACCCGCGAACTGGTCAAGCTGCTGCTGGGAAGCCGCCTGCCGATTGCGGTCTATGTATCGCCCTCGGGCAGCCGGGCTGGCAGCGCCGGTGTGTTTATCACCATGGCGGCCCATATTGCCGCGATGGCGCCGGGAACCAATATCGGTGCGGCCCACCCGGTCAGTATCGGCATGGGCGGCATGGGCGGCGGGGACAGTAGCTCGGTGATGGAAGACAAGGTGCTCAACGACACCCGCGCCTTCATCAAAACTATCGCCACCCAGCGCAGCCGCAATATAGCCTGGGCCGACTCCGCGGTGCGTTACAGCGTATCGATCACCGAGGAGGAAGCGCTCGAGCGAGGTGTGATCGATTACGTGGCCGCCGATGTCGAAGAGCTGATGGAGATGCTCGACGGCCGGGTGGTGGCGCTGGTAGGCGGGGATTCGCTGACTCTCGATCTGGCCGGAGCCCGGATAGTCGTCCACGAGTATAACTGGCGCTACCGGATACTCGACCGGCTGGGAGATCCCAATATAGCCTATATCCTCTTCATGGCCGGCCTGGCGGGCCTGTATTTCGAGCTGTCGAACCCGGGACTGATTTTCCCCGGCGTGGTGGGTGGGATCAGCCTGATCCTGGCGTTTTTCGCTTTCCAGACCCTGCCGATCAACATGGCGGCCGCGCTGCTGATAGTCTTTGCGATCGTACTGTTCATCTTGGAGATTAAAATCCCCAGTTTCGGCCTGCTCACCGTGGGAGGCGTTGTCTCCCTGGTGCTGGGCTCCATCATGCTTTATCGCGGAGAGTTTTCACCTACCATGCCGGAATTATCGATCAGTTGGGAAGTGCTGATTCCGACGGTTATCGCGACCGCGGCCTTTTTCGTTTTCGTGGTGGGCAAGGCGGTCCAGAGCCTGCGCAGTAGGACCACCACCGGCAACGAGGGGCTCATTGGCGAAGCGGGCCGCGCTATCAGCGAGCTTGCGCCCGAAGGCAAGGTGTTTATCCACAGTGAAATCTGGAGCGCGCGCAGCAGTTCGGGCACCATCGAAACCGACAAGCCCGTGCGCGTTACCGGCGTGGAGCGCCTGATCCTGATCGTAGAGCAGCTGGAACAGTAG
- a CDS encoding M6 family metalloprotease domain-containing protein, with amino-acid sequence MNAIARLAGVLLFCLATAARAVAPPSPGVATPAGFTEYFTRLNSGYRANLGGTATGSRGALLAGAAPSALRLPVLLAAYSDLPATVARTEFENRLFGAQQTGTMAEYYAEVSLGRFSLSGEVYGWFTLPGGLSAYTRGDALGDESLFPDSPGGLVAHAVLAADSQVDFGLYDNDGPDGVPNSGDDDGVVDGLIVVHSGGDAAAGDTDNIWSHTGRLGADSVVTSDPAAGGGFIRVDLYSILPELAGNGSSPVPGEIGVFCHEFGHQLGLVDLYPVGYNQGDDVTSNGIGIWGLMAFGTRGGTGSNPARPTHPCAWSKLRLGWVDIVHEDSSGPLSLAAVQASGQVVRVWDNDDRNLSCFLLAHRARTGFDSSLPGEGLLVWHIDGAAFDNDSAARKLVDLEEADGLAQLDSGLSLGDDGDPFPGAGGATAFTAATSPSSLRNDGSPSGVSLSSISLESGQAVFTLSQPGRTRLTISYDEHGPDPDRGFGYDNNLAHGAVVFTAPVSGVLEAVSTVFIYPDMSYELAVFGGHDRGLLNCPLTLQSGQAPATGWQAVELDDPVYLEAGDSVIVDLAWRASAFDHGWPLPFDPTGSPSGRSWVSLYGIGNYDRFEYDIALRALLRPVTDPGDALILSREMELLDTEVNFGRTFSGETYTASLPIANTGRRPLDLTAPSLTGEAFSLLSAPARLDCGVDDSLVFGFIAGQQGQFTGRIALAIAGEGEELEATLESEVAGWSLRYDSLDVPTGYAAFTDAAHGAVRFDMPGRALVAGIRTYCLRDSMTLSLKIWAGVGNGGGRCLVAQTAADTLLPVVGWHQLFLPVPVDVDSGDTFIADIRYATPGVAFSELIPIDTTRPVVSASYYNVRESENWIAARHPVAVRALLMPSDSYRGEVVLKRAQADLPEGELVLEDIRVNDPSTGGLWLVNRGTAVLTADLVLSPDGDSCAFTLSDSSVAVACGDSIRLEIGCTAYSPGVHTALLEINAGDTLLAVQVTALAGSFELGYDEGGHTATAGFKDTTAAAAVVLGAPWDGTLRLARFFISQSPSRVQAILFGALGEGATPVDSLASSADSLFTAAGWHELAISPEVAFEAGDSFVLAAVFTVQGEYPLPIDNRGEPSGLSLAAGSLAGPWEFLDFDLNLRAVLSSAAGRPYPVAASGDLDGNGRVDIFDLLSLLQVLGGKPDTSGAGDLDGNGRVDIFDLIEILRLLRNPSEG; translated from the coding sequence ATGAACGCGATTGCCCGTCTGGCGGGGGTTCTGCTCTTTTGCCTGGCAACGGCCGCGCGCGCTGTCGCTCCGCCGTCGCCGGGAGTGGCAACCCCTGCCGGTTTTACAGAATATTTTACCCGGTTGAACTCCGGTTACCGTGCCAACCTGGGCGGGACTGCCACAGGAAGCCGGGGCGCGCTTCTGGCCGGAGCGGCCCCCTCCGCGCTGCGGTTGCCTGTTCTGCTCGCCGCCTATTCCGACCTCCCGGCCACGGTTGCGCGCACGGAATTCGAGAACCGGCTGTTCGGCGCGCAACAGACAGGTACGATGGCCGAGTATTACGCCGAAGTCAGCCTGGGACGGTTCTCGCTCAGCGGAGAAGTCTACGGCTGGTTCACCCTGCCGGGGGGGCTGAGCGCTTACACCCGTGGGGACGCTCTGGGCGATGAGTCCCTGTTCCCGGACAGCCCGGGCGGGCTGGTGGCCCACGCCGTGCTGGCTGCCGACAGTCAGGTCGATTTCGGGCTTTACGATAACGACGGTCCCGACGGGGTCCCCAACTCCGGTGACGACGACGGGGTGGTGGACGGCCTGATAGTCGTGCACAGCGGGGGAGACGCCGCCGCGGGCGATACGGATAATATCTGGTCGCATACCGGCAGGCTGGGCGCAGACTCGGTGGTCACGTCCGATCCCGCCGCCGGGGGCGGGTTTATCCGCGTGGACCTCTACTCAATCCTGCCCGAACTGGCTGGTAACGGGAGTTCTCCCGTCCCCGGCGAGATCGGGGTGTTCTGCCACGAGTTCGGCCATCAGCTCGGCCTGGTCGACCTGTATCCTGTCGGCTACAACCAGGGCGATGACGTGACCTCGAACGGGATCGGTATCTGGGGACTGATGGCGTTCGGCACCCGGGGCGGGACCGGCTCTAACCCGGCCCGTCCCACTCACCCCTGCGCCTGGAGCAAACTGCGTCTGGGTTGGGTGGATATCGTCCACGAGGATTCTTCCGGCCCGCTGTCCCTGGCCGCGGTGCAGGCTTCCGGGCAGGTAGTGCGGGTCTGGGACAACGATGACCGCAACCTGAGCTGTTTCCTGCTCGCCCACCGCGCCAGAACCGGGTTCGACAGCTCTCTGCCGGGCGAGGGCCTGCTGGTGTGGCATATCGACGGGGCCGCGTTCGATAACGACAGCGCCGCCCGCAAGCTGGTGGACCTGGAGGAAGCCGACGGCCTGGCGCAGCTCGATTCCGGGCTTTCACTCGGTGACGACGGCGACCCGTTTCCCGGCGCCGGCGGCGCCACGGCGTTCACCGCCGCCACCAGCCCGTCCAGCCTGCGCAACGACGGCTCTCCCAGCGGGGTGTCGCTGTCCTCGATCAGTCTGGAAAGCGGACAGGCCGTCTTTACCCTCTCCCAGCCTGGGCGCACCCGGCTGACTATTTCCTACGACGAGCACGGGCCGGACCCGGATCGCGGTTTCGGCTACGACAACAACCTGGCCCACGGCGCGGTGGTGTTCACCGCCCCGGTCAGCGGGGTGCTCGAGGCGGTCAGCACGGTGTTTATTTATCCTGACATGAGCTATGAACTGGCGGTTTTCGGCGGCCACGACCGCGGGCTGCTGAACTGCCCGCTCACGCTGCAGAGCGGACAAGCGCCGGCTACAGGCTGGCAGGCTGTCGAGCTGGACGATCCGGTTTATCTGGAGGCCGGCGACTCGGTAATCGTTGACCTGGCCTGGCGCGCATCCGCTTTCGACCACGGCTGGCCGCTGCCCTTCGACCCGACCGGCAGCCCGTCGGGCAGAAGCTGGGTCAGCCTCTACGGGATAGGGAATTACGACAGGTTCGAGTATGACATAGCTCTGCGGGCGCTGCTGCGGCCCGTAACGGATCCGGGAGACGCGCTCATCCTGAGCCGGGAAATGGAACTGCTGGACACCGAGGTGAATTTCGGCCGGACATTCAGCGGCGAGACATACACGGCGTCCCTGCCGATCGCCAACACCGGCCGCCGCCCGCTCGACCTGACCGCACCGTCGCTGACCGGAGAGGCTTTCAGCCTGTTGTCAGCGCCGGCGAGACTGGACTGCGGGGTCGACGACTCCCTGGTATTCGGGTTCATTGCCGGTCAACAGGGGCAGTTCACCGGCCGGATAGCGCTCGCGATAGCAGGGGAGGGCGAAGAACTGGAAGCCACTCTGGAAAGCGAGGTGGCGGGCTGGAGTTTGCGCTACGATTCGCTGGATGTCCCGACCGGCTATGCGGCGTTCACCGACGCCGCCCACGGGGCCGTCAGGTTCGACATGCCCGGACGCGCGCTGGTCGCCGGTATCCGCACCTACTGCCTGCGCGACTCGATGACACTCAGTTTGAAAATCTGGGCGGGTGTCGGTAACGGCGGCGGCCGCTGTCTGGTGGCTCAAACCGCGGCCGATACCCTGCTGCCCGTTGTTGGCTGGCACCAACTGTTCCTGCCGGTTCCTGTCGATGTGGACAGCGGGGACACGTTTATCGCCGATATCCGCTATGCTACCCCCGGAGTCGCGTTCAGTGAGCTGATCCCGATCGACACGACGCGCCCGGTGGTGAGCGCGTCGTATTACAACGTCCGCGAAAGTGAAAACTGGATCGCCGCCCGTCATCCCGTGGCTGTCAGGGCCCTGCTGATGCCGTCGGACAGCTACCGGGGCGAGGTGGTCCTCAAGCGCGCGCAGGCCGACCTGCCCGAGGGTGAATTGGTGCTGGAGGACATCCGGGTCAACGATCCGTCAACCGGCGGTCTCTGGCTGGTGAACCGCGGGACGGCGGTCCTGACCGCGGACCTTGTGCTGAGCCCGGACGGCGACAGTTGCGCGTTCACCCTGTCCGATTCATCGGTGGCGGTGGCCTGCGGAGATTCGATCCGGCTGGAGATTGGCTGCACCGCGTACTCACCGGGCGTGCACACCGCCCTGCTCGAAATTAACGCCGGCGACACCCTGCTGGCGGTCCAGGTGACCGCGCTGGCGGGATCGTTTGAGCTGGGATACGACGAGGGCGGCCACACCGCCACGGCCGGGTTCAAGGATACGACCGCCGCCGCCGCGGTGGTGCTGGGAGCGCCGTGGGACGGCACCCTGAGGTTGGCCCGCTTTTTTATCAGCCAGTCGCCATCCCGCGTGCAGGCAATCCTGTTCGGCGCACTCGGCGAGGGCGCAACCCCGGTCGACTCGCTGGCCTCCTCGGCCGACAGCCTGTTCACCGCGGCAGGCTGGCACGAACTGGCGATCAGCCCCGAGGTGGCGTTCGAGGCCGGAGACAGTTTCGTGCTGGCGGCCGTGTTCACCGTTCAGGGCGAGTATCCACTCCCGATAGACAATCGCGGCGAGCCCTCCGGACTCAGCCTGGCGGCCGGAAGCCTGGCCGGACCATGGGAGTTCCTCGATTTCGACCTCAACCTGCGGGCGGTGCTTTCGTCGGCTGCGGGGAGGCCGTACCCGGTGGCGGCCAGCGGTGACCTGGACGGTAACGGGCGGGTGGATATTTTCGATCTGCTGAGCTTGCTCCAGGTGCTGGGCGGCAAACCGGACACGTCCGGGGCGGGCGATCTGGACGGCAACGGCCGGGTCGATATCTTCGACCTGATCGAAATCCTGCGTTTACTGCGCAATCCATCCGAGGGCTGA
- a CDS encoding hydroxyacid dehydrogenase gives MEPKILVPVQSIYRDWFLPGHIMERLERLGEVELAVDPGELSRREYAALYRGKDAVLTTWNTPLIDREVLEAAAEVKIISHCGGEVRPFISPELFDIRPDLVLCNVSRVMSKPVAEYILCVTLALMRSLFEYREWVKQDGNWWEYQPDWNVSLLRKKVGIVGLGQVAREFVRLLEPFDVELVISSGYLSDDEAAAQGFHQVTVEEIFATCDVISINAAATPGNRRMIGRDLLSRIKPGAVLVNSARGMLVDEEALIEQLRTGRFKAAVDVTFPEPPAPASPLRDMPNLLLTPHIAGPTPDQRIWMIEEALDNLEAFFSGGEVRGLIDRERFSYMA, from the coding sequence ATGGAGCCGAAAATTCTGGTTCCGGTGCAGTCGATTTACAGGGACTGGTTCCTGCCCGGACATATCATGGAGCGCCTGGAGAGACTGGGCGAGGTCGAACTGGCAGTCGATCCCGGGGAATTGTCCCGCCGGGAGTATGCGGCCCTCTACCGCGGCAAGGACGCGGTGCTGACAACCTGGAACACACCGCTGATCGACCGCGAGGTGCTGGAGGCGGCCGCCGAGGTCAAAATAATCTCCCATTGCGGTGGCGAGGTGCGGCCCTTCATATCCCCCGAACTGTTCGATATCAGACCGGACCTGGTCCTCTGCAACGTTTCCCGGGTGATGTCAAAGCCGGTGGCCGAGTATATCCTCTGTGTCACCTTGGCCCTGATGCGCAGCCTGTTCGAGTACCGGGAGTGGGTCAAGCAGGATGGGAACTGGTGGGAATATCAGCCGGACTGGAATGTCAGCCTGCTGCGCAAGAAAGTCGGGATCGTCGGGCTGGGGCAGGTCGCCCGGGAATTTGTCAGGCTGCTCGAGCCTTTCGATGTCGAGCTGGTAATCAGCAGCGGGTACTTGAGCGATGACGAGGCGGCCGCACAGGGATTCCATCAGGTGACCGTGGAGGAAATCTTCGCCACCTGCGACGTGATCTCGATCAATGCGGCCGCCACCCCCGGAAACCGTCGCATGATCGGCCGCGATCTGCTTTCCAGAATCAAGCCCGGGGCGGTTCTGGTCAACAGCGCGCGGGGCATGCTGGTCGACGAGGAGGCGCTGATCGAACAACTGCGCACCGGCCGGTTCAAGGCGGCGGTCGATGTTACCTTTCCCGAACCGCCAGCCCCCGCCAGCCCCTTGCGCGACATGCCCAACCTGCTGCTCACGCCCCATATCGCCGGACCGACCCCGGACCAGCGGATCTGGATGATCGAGGAAGCGCTCGACAACCTGGAGGCTTTTTTCAGCGGCGGGGAGGTACGGGGGTTGATCGACAGGGAGCGGTTTTCCTACATGGCCTGA
- a CDS encoding nucleotide exchange factor GrpE, producing MTKADKKKKSKKPVETENAGVEVEVSTETDAEQPGGELDEALAKIGELEQELADATDKHLRAVAELDNFKRRTAKEKSELAGYVKAGVFRDILGLVDAFERFFQHVENSQSELDGGFVQGVELMHKTLQKVLAQHGVEAVNETGVPVDYNLHEAVMTEPVDDEKQDQAVVEILEVGYKIGDKLIRPAKVKVGVFDG from the coding sequence ATGACCAAGGCGGACAAAAAAAAGAAGAGCAAGAAGCCTGTTGAAACTGAAAACGCCGGTGTCGAGGTCGAAGTCTCTACGGAAACGGACGCGGAACAGCCAGGTGGTGAACTCGACGAAGCCCTGGCGAAAATCGGGGAGTTGGAACAGGAACTGGCCGACGCCACGGATAAGCACCTGCGGGCGGTGGCGGAACTGGACAATTTCAAACGCCGTACCGCAAAAGAAAAATCCGAGTTGGCGGGCTATGTCAAGGCGGGCGTATTCCGCGATATCCTGGGCCTGGTCGATGCTTTCGAGCGCTTTTTCCAGCACGTGGAAAACTCGCAGAGTGAACTCGACGGCGGGTTTGTGCAGGGCGTGGAGCTGATGCATAAGACCCTGCAAAAAGTGCTCGCTCAGCACGGTGTGGAGGCGGTCAACGAAACCGGCGTGCCTGTCGACTACAACCTCCACGAGGCGGTGATGACCGAGCCGGTGGATGATGAGAAGCAGGACCAGGCCGTTGTGGAAATACTCGAGGTCGGCTATAAGATCGGCGATAAGCTGATTCGCCCGGCCAAGGTCAAGGTCGGTGTGTTCGACGGCTGA
- a CDS encoding integration host factor subunit beta: protein MTKADVVELIAEKTGFTAKDVKVVVEQFLDEIKVCLQDDKHLEIRGFGTFKVKNHKARKARNPKTNEEVYVPSKKKAFFKVSRELNNLLN, encoded by the coding sequence ATGACCAAGGCAGATGTTGTCGAACTGATCGCCGAGAAAACCGGATTTACAGCCAAGGATGTCAAAGTCGTAGTCGAACAGTTTCTGGACGAAATAAAGGTATGTCTGCAGGACGACAAACATCTCGAAATCCGCGGTTTCGGCACGTTCAAGGTGAAAAACCACAAGGCCCGCAAGGCCCGCAATCCCAAGACCAACGAAGAGGTCTACGTGCCGTCCAAGAAAAAGGCTTTTTTCAAAGTCAGCCGGGAATTGAACAACCTGCTTAACTGA
- a CDS encoding DNA-directed RNA polymerase subunit omega: MKLHTPKEMAEKGGSKYQGCVIAAKYARKLHNQYRDSTQFLDKKFTTESLDKLSEGNLNYEIVDRRMSKKKAKSIFPDKA, translated from the coding sequence ATGAAGTTGCACACTCCGAAAGAAATGGCCGAAAAGGGCGGCTCCAAGTACCAGGGCTGCGTGATCGCGGCCAAGTACGCACGCAAGCTGCACAACCAGTACCGCGACTCCACCCAGTTCCTGGACAAGAAATTCACAACCGAGTCGCTGGACAAGCTGTCCGAGGGTAATCTGAATTACGAGATCGTCGACCGCAGGATGAGCAAGAAGAAAGCCAAGTCCATTTTCCCGGACAAGGCCTGA
- a CDS encoding glycosyltransferase family 4 protein, with translation MKVLIVSYFFPPHGGGGVLRVAETARLLAGRGWDLTVVAGPEDGWWVSDESLAGKVPESINVIRQHAVGLSALFGMLGRGGCRRESGVRGLKSLAAWLPVTDAYAGWSKAAARTALTAGFHPDWILTTSPPESVHLAGMHLAERLGARWAADFRDPWTAAIYRGCPTPLHRRWQAAKEGRVVRHADLVIATNEPAADDFRGRYPDQARDKFVCLPNGFDPAEFETLDIRRSFRLPLSLIHAGNLTLDRDISALLEAIRRVNRDGLVCRLELAGQVTDHVGKMVRELDLGAAVTISGYVPRPGLLAKLAAAHVGLLVEAFRPGAELIVPGKLYDYLGAGLPTLAIVPPGAAAELVNGERFGLAATEPDPNRLENLLRQLVENVKRGRPALRPPDPVRAGQFQRPRIVERLAELMESHR, from the coding sequence ATGAAAGTGCTGATCGTCTCCTATTTCTTCCCTCCGCACGGCGGTGGAGGAGTGCTCCGGGTCGCCGAAACAGCCCGCCTGCTGGCCGGGCGCGGCTGGGATCTGACCGTAGTCGCCGGGCCGGAGGACGGCTGGTGGGTCAGCGATGAGTCGCTTGCCGGCAAGGTGCCCGAATCGATAAATGTAATTCGCCAGCACGCCGTCGGCTTGAGCGCGCTGTTCGGGATGCTGGGCCGGGGAGGCTGTCGCCGCGAGAGCGGGGTGCGCGGCCTGAAAAGCCTGGCCGCCTGGCTGCCGGTTACCGACGCGTACGCCGGCTGGTCGAAAGCCGCGGCCCGGACTGCTCTCACCGCCGGTTTTCACCCGGACTGGATCCTGACCACCAGCCCGCCGGAATCTGTCCATCTGGCCGGGATGCATCTGGCCGAACGCCTCGGGGCGCGCTGGGCAGCGGATTTCCGCGATCCCTGGACCGCGGCGATCTACCGCGGCTGCCCGACACCCCTTCACCGTCGCTGGCAGGCCGCCAAAGAGGGCAGGGTGGTTCGCCACGCCGACCTGGTGATTGCCACGAACGAGCCCGCCGCCGATGATTTCCGCGGTCGCTACCCGGATCAAGCCCGCGATAAATTCGTCTGCCTGCCCAACGGTTTCGACCCGGCCGAGTTTGAAACGCTTGACATCCGCCGTAGTTTCCGCCTACCCCTGAGCCTGATCCACGCCGGCAACCTGACCCTGGACCGCGACATCTCCGCCCTGCTCGAAGCGATCCGGCGGGTCAACCGCGACGGCCTGGTGTGCCGGCTGGAGCTTGCCGGACAGGTGACGGACCATGTCGGAAAAATGGTGCGCGAACTGGACCTGGGCGCGGCGGTGACGATCAGCGGCTATGTCCCCAGACCCGGCTTGCTGGCAAAACTGGCGGCGGCTCACGTGGGCCTGCTGGTAGAGGCGTTCCGGCCGGGCGCGGAACTGATAGTGCCCGGCAAACTCTACGATTACCTCGGAGCCGGCCTGCCCACTCTGGCTATCGTGCCGCCGGGCGCGGCGGCGGAGCTGGTTAACGGAGAACGGTTCGGTCTGGCCGCCACCGAGCCGGACCCCAACCGGCTGGAGAATTTACTGCGCCAGCTGGTTGAAAATGTCAAGCGCGGCAGACCCGCCCTTCGCCCTCCCGACCCTGTCCGCGCCGGGCAGTTCCAGCGGCCCCGGATAGTGGAGCGGTTGGCGGAACTGATGGAGTCCCATCGCTGA